In a single window of the Metopolophium dirhodum isolate CAU chromosome 2, ASM1992520v1, whole genome shotgun sequence genome:
- the LOC132939058 gene encoding small ribosomal subunit protein eS8 translates to MGISRDTWHKRRKTGGKRKPLRKKRKYELGRPAANTKLGARRVHIVRTRGGNKKYRALRLDQGNFAWGSEGISAKTRIIDVIYNASNNELVRTKTLVKNAIVVIDATPFRQWYEGHYALPIGRRKTTKLTEAEDAVLNKKRSTKAEAKYKKRQRFAKVEASIDEQFQTSRLLACLGSRPGQCGRADGYILEGKELEFYHRKIKAKKGK, encoded by the exons ATGG GTATATCCCGTGATACATGGCACAAACGCAGGAAGACCGGAGGCAAGCGCAAGCCCCTTCGCAAGAAGAGGAAGTATGAGTTAGGTCGCCCGGCCGCCAACACCAAG cttGGAGCCCGTCGTGTACACATTGTTCGTACTAGAGGAGGTAACAAGAAATACAGAGCATTAAGATTAGATCAAGGAAATTTTGCATGGGGTTCTGAAG GTATTTCTGCTAAGACTCGTATCATTGATGTTATCTACAATGCTTCAAACAATGAGTTGGTCAGAACCAAAACTTTGGTTAAGAACGCTATTGTTGTAATTGACGCAACACCATTCCGCCAATGGTATGAAGGCCATTACGCTTTGCCTATTGGCAGAAGGAAGACTACAAAatta acTGAAGCTGAAGATGCTGTATTGAATAAGAAACGATCAACAAAGGCTGAAGCTAAATACAAGAAACGGCAACGTTTTGCCAAAGTTGAAGCTTCAATTGATGAACAGTTCCAAACCTCTCGTCTATTAG caTGCTTGGGAAGCAGACCTGGTCAATGCGGACGTGCTGATGGTTACATCTTAGAAGGCAAAGAATTGGAATTTTACCACAGGAAGATCAAGGCCAAGAAaggcaaataa
- the LOC132939060 gene encoding small ribosomal subunit protein eS27-like: MPLAKSILHPSAVEDLRSHKLKRLVPRPNSYFMDIKCPGCYKIKTVFSHVQDRVRCDGCLIVLCRPTGGKGKLSDGCSYRKKH; the protein is encoded by the exons atgcct ttagcTAAAAGTATTCTTCATCCATCTGCTGTAGAAGACTTACGTAGCCACAAATTGAAGCGGCTTGTACCTCGtccaaattcatattttatggaTATCAAGTGTCCAG gTTGCTACAAGATTAAAACCGTTTTTAGTCATGTTCAAGATAGAGTGAGATGTGACGGTTGTCTAATAGTACTTTGCAGACCAACTGGAGGCAAAGGAAAATTGTCCGATg gatGTTCATATCGAAAAAAACACTAA